From Enoplosus armatus isolate fEnoArm2 chromosome 23, fEnoArm2.hap1, whole genome shotgun sequence, a single genomic window includes:
- the col4a6 gene encoding collagen alpha-6(IV) chain, whose protein sequence is MKFLICVIAVALAVRSTHGGTKFDEPCAGLDCSGGCRCNPEKGSRGRPGPLGEVGQSGPEGPRGGLGPSGPKGEKGHLGLKGPSGQKGDKGPMGVPGFQGTDGVPGHPGLEGGRGPPGLDGCNGTRGEPGLPGFGTGGPGLPGLAGPSGPKGQKGEPRYISDNGITSLPGLPGTDGLPGIRGPDGPPGFPGPRGPEGFLGPPGPPGPPGPMGSRSDGYQGERGDKGDVGLPGDPGQPMINGVVEFVGFPKGDKGMQGETGAKGIRGFPGNPGRPGPFGYRGELGEKGIPGYPGARGPPGFNGPPGPPGQQGYRGNPGFPGQQGYIGPKGDQGEQGSPGPPAYISDLGTSIQGLPGDPGFNGLPGAPGDQGSPGFPGPPGQPGIGGFGSGRPGSPGFPGTPGPKGEKGNPGVLGYGSEGIPGSPGLPGPPGPPGLQGPSSIAVGPCVIYPEVFASYPGEPGSPGNRGVPGTTGYKGFRGDPGDCACLGGGTAGLPGLPGSPGSNGGPGFPGRKGESGDPGSPGFGGVQGPPGRAGESGFYGRKGEKGESYYPRLDLGVKGELGATGPRGPTGETGKPGRDGLPGFPGAPGAPGDAGFGTVGEKGFPGFPGSKGRPGGPGEPGIGYVGTPGFRGEPGEPGIPGFPGQPGLPGPRGENSCGGVNDAGEGTGQVLPCTIPGEEGDPGFPGLPGRPGPKGQPGFPGGPGRPGFDGAKGERGDPGIGGQPGPQGFPGPRGDSGVPGVPGQIVDGGRGKDGVPGRPGAKGQPGEVLGATPGTPGQNGLPGIPGDKGQPGTPGGPGLPGGDGRFGSPGLKGERGVDGFPGISGPPGPPGDPTGGIPGRPGAPGNQGLSGSPGCQGFPGRKGERGDPGFPGPAGMKGTPGLPGTPGSSGPRGPPGPAGPGTREGIPGIPGRKGDRGFQGLMGFPGLPGRPGTPGFPGQKGAAGGPGRDGLPAGPGYPGQKGERGYTGPPGLPAPVYRSEFVEKGEPGTPGSSGLPGFPGPRGDKGLPGLPGRQGLPGIPGFAEQSKGQPGQPGFPGRSGTPGFPGPKGEAGIMGFPGMSGPRGDDGAPGLPGNPGEFGRPGGKGLPGDTFGYPGGPGPKGQLGDPGFPGGRAIDGAPGDNGFPGGPGFPGAKGGPGEGGRPGIMGSPGFPGPKGQSGYPGRRGADGPPGLPAGPGGPGAKGLPGSPGLDGLNGLGGPKGLSGTPGVGGGGRPGAPGFPGLKGERGVSYPGGPGFPGSKGERGASGGPGLPGFPGRPGAPGATVGSDVPGPVGDPGLPGLDGEYGFQGRPGPPGPPGPGTAQGDRGDSGLPGFPGSPGRKGESAGSGGSGLPGSPGFKGGRGETGFSGGPGLKGFPGDSGYYGNKGPKGFQGRRGRKGVPGVALPPRMPEIRPYGEMGFPGDNGVPGNPGEPGQPGMPGRPGAKGRPGPLGKLGRTGSPGPSGPIGDSGPPGFPGATGEQGLPGAGGPPGTPGSVGRSYSIGYTLVKHSQDSQVPMCPQGMAKLWDGYSLLYVEGQEKAHNQDLGQPGSCLPRFSTIPFLYCSPNEVCYYASRNDKSYWLSTTASIPMMPVAEGQIQPYISRCSVCEAPSQAVAVHSQDMTIPTCPPGWRSLWIGYSFLMHTAAGAEGGGQSLVSPGSCLEDFRATPFIECNGAKGTCHYFANKYSFWLTTVDPRQEFVYSPAQETLKGGQERSRVSRCQVCSKLL, encoded by the exons ggTCGTCCAGGGCCTCTCGGTGAAGTTGGTCAGAGCGGACCGGAAGGGCCACGTGGGGGTCTGGGGCCTTCAGGGCCTAAAGGAGAGAAGGGTCACCTCGGACTGAAAGGACCATCTGGCCAGAAAGGAGACAAG GGACCTATGGGAGTGCCAGGGTTCCAAGGAACTGATGGAGTACCT GGTCACCCCGGTCTGGAGGGTGGCAGAGGACCACCAGGACTGGACGGCTGTAACGGGACCAGAGGAGAACCTGGATTGCCCGGCTTCGGTACGGGAGGACCTGGACTCCCTGGACTTGCT GGGCCTTCTGGGCCAAAGGGTCAGAAAGGAGAGCCTCGATACATCTCGGATAACGGCATCACG agtTTACCAGGTTTACCAGGAACGGACGGTCTACCC ggtATCAGAGGTCCTGATGGTCCGCCTGGTTTTCCTGGTCCGAGAGGCCCTGAAGGATTCCTT GGCCCGCCTGGTCCTCCCGGTCCCCCAGGGCCAATG GGGAGCCGTAGTGACGGATATCAAGGAGAGCGAGGAGACAAG GGCGACGTGGGCTTGCCCGGTGACCCCGGCCAGCCAATGATCAATGGCGTTGTGGAGTTTGTGGGTTTTCCCAAAGGAGACAAAGGAATGCAG GGTGAAACTGGTGCAAAGGGAATCAGAGGATTCCCTGGCAATCCTGGCCGACCT GGACCTTTCGGCTATCGTGGTGAACTTGGAGAGAAAGGCATTCCCGGATACCCCGGGGCAAGA GGTCCTCCTGGTTTTAACGGGCCTCCTGGCCCTCCAGGACAGCAG GGATACAGAGGTAACCCAGGTTTCCCCGGGCAACAAGGATACATCGGACCCAAG GGGGACCAGGGAGAACAGGGATCACCAGGACCTCCTGCTTACATTAGTGATCTGGGCACTTCTATCCAag gacTACCTGGTGACCCAGGTTTCAATGGTCTGCCTGGTGCCCCCGGTGACCAGGGATCTCCAGGATTCCCAGGACCACCAGGCCAACCAGGAATTGGTGGTTTTGGTTCAG GTCGTCCCGGGTCCCCAGGTTTCCCCGGGACCCCAGGCccaaagggagagaaaggtaACCCAGGCGTACTAGGCTATGGCTCCGAAGGAATCCCAGGCTCCCCTGGACTCCCCGGACCCCCCGGCCCTCCTGGACTTCAGGGCCCCTCTA GCATTGCCGTTGGTCCCTGCGTCATCTATCCTGAGGTGTTCGCCAG TTACCCTGGAGAGCCTGGGTCACCTGGCAACAGAGGAGTGCCAGGTACCACAGGATACAAAGGCTtcagag gTGACCCTGGCGACTGTGCCTGCCTGGGAGGTGGCACCGCTGGGTTGCCTGGGTTACCTGGATCTCCAGGATCCAACGGCGGCCCTGGCTTCCCTGGACGAAAGGGTGAGAGTGGTGACCCCGGTTCACCTGGCTTTGGTGGCGTTCAGGGACCTCCT GGTCGTGCTGGTGAGAGTGGTTTCTATGGTCGtaagggagagaagggggagtcTTACTACCCCAGGCTGGATTTGGGAGTGAAAGGAGAGCTCGGAGCTACTGGACCCAGAGGACCTACAGGTGAAACTGGAAAACCTGGCAGAGACGGACTGCCTGGCTTCCCCGGAGCCCCTGGAGCCCCA GGCGACGCTGGCTTCGGCACAGTTGGAGAGAAAGGTTTCCCAGGGTTCCCAGGGTCTAAGGGTCGTCCCGGCGGCCCTGGGGAGCCCGGTATTGGCTACGTCGGAACGCCCGGCTTTCGTGGAGAGCCTGGAGAGCCCGGTATACCTGGGTTTCCAGGGCAACCAGGTTTACCTGGACCGAGAG GTGAAAACAGCTGTGGAGGGGTTAATGACGCCGGAGAGGGAACCG GCCAAGTGCTACCTTGCACCATACCTGGCGAGGAAGGAGATCCCGGTTTCCCCGGTTTACCTGGACGACCAG GTCCTAAAGGTCAGCCAGGTTTCCCAGGAGGCCCTGGACGTCCAGGGTTTGACGGTgccaaaggagagagaggagacccCGGTATTGGAGGCCAACCTGGACCACAAG GTTTCCCTGGACCCAGAGGGGACTCTGGAGTTCCAGGTGTTCCTGGACAGATTGTTGACGGAGGCAGGGGGAAGGATGGTGTTCCAGGGCGTCCTGGAGCCAAGGGCCAGCCTGGAGAGGTGCTGGGAGCCACGCCTGGAACTCCTGGACAGAACGGTTTACCAGGAATCCCTGGAGACAAGGGCCAGCCTGGGACACCAGGAGGACCTGGATTACCTG gTGGTGATGGACGTTTCGGTTCTCCTGGACTGAAGGGAGAGCGCGGAGTCGATGGTTTTCCTGGTATCAGTGGACCTCCTGGACCTCCAGGTGACCCGACTGGTGGCATTCCTGGTCGGCCTGGAGCTCCTGGCAACCAGGGACTGAGCGGATCACCAG GCTGCCAAG GTTTCCCTGGTCGcaagggagaaagaggagaccCAGGTTTCCCAGGGCCTGCTGGAATGAAGGGAACCCCAGGACTGCCCGGCACCCCTGGATCATCAGGGCCAAGGGGACCCCCTGGACCTGCAGGACCAGGAACTAGAGAGGGAATCCCAGGAATACCGGGAAGGAAGG GTGACAGAGGTTTCCAAGGACTGATGGGTTTCCCGGGACTACCAGGTCGTCCTGGAACCCCAGGGTTTCCTGGACAGAAAGGAGCGGCTGGAGGGCCTGGAAGAGACGGACTCCCCGCTGGTCCTGGATACCCCGGACAGAAAG GTGAGAGAGGATACACCGGTCCCCCCGGCTTGCCCGCTCCTGTTTATCGATCAGAGTTTGTGGAGAAAGGAGAACCCGGAACCCCCGGAAGCAGTGGCCTTCCTGGCTTCCCCGGACCCAGAG GTGACAAGGGTCTGCCAGGTCTGCCTGGTCGTCAGGGTCTGCCTGGAATTCCTGGTTTTGCCGAGCAGAGTAAAGGACAGCCGGGACAGCCTGGGTTTCCGGGGAGATCAGGAACTCCAGGCTTCCCCGGACCAAagggagaagctggaatcatgGGATTCCCCGGCATGTCTGGACCAAgg GGTGACGATGGTGCACCTGGTTTGCCTGGCAACCCTGGAGAATTTGGTCGGCCTGGTGGCAAAG GTCTACCCGGAGATACTTTTGGTTATCCTGGAGGTCCAGGACCTAAAGGCCAGCTAGGAGATCCAGGCTTCCCAG GTGGCCGTGCCATTGATGGCGCCCCCGGTGACAACGGTTTTCCAGGTGGTCCAGGTTTCCCCGGAGCAAAGGGAGGTCCTGGTGAAGGAGGACGTCCTGGAATAATGG GCTCCCCTGGTTTCCCCGGGCCAAAGGGCCAGTCCGGCTAcccaggaagaagaggagcagatgGGCCTCCTGGTCTGCCTGCAGGTCCTGGAGGTCCTGGAGCCAAAG gtttGCCCGGATCCCCTGGTTTGGATGGACTTAATGGCCTTGGTGGCCCTAAAGGCCTCTCTGGAACCCCAG GTGTGGGCGGGGGAGGTCGCCCAGGTGCTCCTGGTTTTCCAGGGCtgaagggagaaagaggggtCTCCTACCCAGGAGGTCCAGGCTTCCCCGGatcaaagggagagagaggagcatcAG GTGGTCCTGGACTCCCAGGGTTTCCTGGTCGACCCGGAGCTCCTGGTGCGACTGTGGGGTCGGATGTTCCCGGACCTGTGGGAGACCCCGGCCTCCCTGGACTGGATGGAGAGTATG gtttCCAAGGTCGTCCAGGTCCTCCCGGGCCGCCTGGTCCAGGCACAGCCCAGGGAGACAGAGGTGACTCTGGGCTCCCGGGCTTCCCAGGCTCCCCCGGCAGGAAAGGAGAATCAGCTGGCTCCGGAGGCTCCGGACTTCCCGGCAGCCCCGGGTTCAAAG GAGGACGAGGTGAGACTGGCTTCAGTGGAGGTCCTGGTCTCAAGGGTTTCCCAGGTGACTCTGGTTACTATGGAAACAAAGGACCCAAGGGATTTCAAG GACGTCGTGGTCGTAAAGGTGTCCCTGGAGTCGCGCTGCCCCCACGCATGCCAGAGATCCGACCCTACGGAGAAATGGGTTTTCCCGGTGACAACGGAGTCCCCGGTAATCCCGGAGAACCCGGTCAGCCTGGAATGCCCGGACGTCCAG GTGCTAAGGGTCGTCCCGGTCCTTTGGGTAAACTTGGCAGGACCGGATCTCCTGGTCCCTCCGGACCTATCGGTGACTCCGGACCTCCTGGTTTCCCTGGAGCCACTGGAGAACAAG GTCTCCCAGGTGCAGGCGGTCCTCCCGGCACTCCCGGCAGCGTCGGCCGCAGTTACAGCATCGGCTACACTCTGGTGAAGCACAGCCAGGACTCCCAGGTCCCCATGTGTCCTCAGGGCATGGCCAAGCTGTGGGACGGGTACAGCCTGCTGTACGTGGAGGGACAGGAGAAGGCACACAACCAGGACCTCG gtCAGCCAGGGTCGTGCCTCCCCAGGTTCAGCACCATCCCCTTCCTTTACTGCTCCCCCAACGAGGTCTGCTACTACGCCAGCCGCAACGACAAATCCTACTGGCTCTCCACAACTGCATCCATACCCATGATGCCTGTGGCCGAGGGGCAGATACAACCTTACATCAGCAG GTGTTCTGTGTGTGAGGCTCCGTCTCAGGCCGTGGCGGTCCACAGTCAGGACATGACCATCCCCACCTGTCCTCCCGGCTGGAGGAGCCTCTGGATAGGATACTCCTTCCTCATG CACACAGCAGCCGGCGCTGAGGGCGGCGGGCAGTCCCTGGTGTCTCCCGGTTCCTGCCTGGAGGATTTCCGCGCGACGCCGTTCATCGAGTGCAACGGGGCCAAGGGCACCTGCCACTACTTCGCCAACAAGTACAGCTTCTGGCTCACCACCGTGGACCCCAGGCAGGAGTTTGTCTATTCGCCGGCACAGGAGACCCTGAAGGGAGGCCAGGAGCGCTCCAGAGTCAGCCGCTGCCAGGTCTGCAGCAAGCTCTTGTag
- the ankrd46b gene encoding ankyrin repeat domain-containing protein 46: MSYVFINDSSQTNVPLLQACIDGDLPFAKRLLETGCDPNIRDNRGRTGLHLAAARGNVDICRLLHKFGADLLATDYQGNTALHLCGHVDTIQFLVSNGLKIDICNHNGSTPLVLAKRRGVNKDAIRLLEGLEEQEVKGFNRGPHSKLETMQMADSESAMESHSLLNPNLQSSEGVLSSFRTTWQEFVEDLGFWRVLLLLVVIALLSLGIAYYVSGVLPFSTSQLELVH, translated from the exons ATGTCCTATGTCTTCATCAACGATTCGTCGCAGACCAACGTGCCTCTGCTGCAGGCCTGCATTGATGGAGACCTGCCTTTCGCCAAGAGGCTCCTCGAGACGGGATGCGACCCCAACATCCGAGACAACCGGGGACGCACCGGCCTGCACCTAGCCGCCGCCCGAGGGAATGTGGACATATGCCGCCTCCTGCACAAGTTCGGGGCCGATCTGTTGGCGACGGATTATCAAGGAAACACAGCGCTGCATCTGTGTGGTCATGTGGACACTATACAGTTCCTGGTTTCCAACGGGCTGAAGATCGATATCTG TAACCACAACGGGTCGACCCCTCTGGTGCTGGCGAAGAGACGCGGCGTCAACAAGGACGCCATCCGTCTGCTGGAGGgactggaggagcaggaggtgaaAGGCTTCAACAGAGGACCCCACTCCAAACTGGAGACGATGCAGATGGCCGACAGCGAGAG tgcGATGGAGAGCCACTCCTTACTCAACCCCAACCTGCAGAGCAGTGAGGGCGTCCTGTCCAGCTTCAGGACCACCTGGCAGGAGTTTGTGGAGGATCTGGGCTTCTGGAgggtcctgctgctgctggtggtcatCGCCCTCCTGTCCCTGGGCATCGCCTACTACGTCAGCGGAGTCCTGCCTTTCTCCACCAGCCAGCTGGAGCTGGTGCACTGA